The following proteins are encoded in a genomic region of Dyadobacter sp. UC 10:
- a CDS encoding DUF433 domain-containing protein, producing the protein MNYRDYISADYRVMLGKPVLTGTRLSVELILRKLAEGATFDDLTRMYPDLPTGSIQAILQYAADLVENE; encoded by the coding sequence ATGAATTACAGAGACTATATTTCCGCCGATTATCGGGTAATGCTGGGGAAACCAGTATTAACGGGAACCCGTTTATCTGTCGAACTTATCTTGCGAAAATTGGCTGAGGGAGCTACTTTCGATGATCTGACAAGAATGTATCCTGACCTTCCGACTGGATCTATTCAGGCAATATTACAATATGCGGCTGATCTTGTCGAGAATGAATAA
- a CDS encoding heme/hemin ABC transporter substrate-binding protein, whose translation MPLSFRSLTFIALFTLCIKINATAARIVSTNGTLSEILVGLGLEKQIVGVDVTSTYPASLEKIPKIGHNRSIAAEGILALNPDIIIYTNQSMVPPAVLKQLTGSGKKMVEFKQEYSKEGAIKLIREVGAYFNAKPQAEKMVKALENDFAKIPAPKSPKKLLFIYARGTGTLMVSGTGTSLDKMFQLTGHKNAIQGFTEFKPLTAESLVTANPDVLVLFSSGLESLEGMDGLLKVPGIASTNAGKNRKIVTMDGQFLTGFGPRLGKAALELSQKVN comes from the coding sequence ATGCCTTTGTCTTTCAGATCATTAACTTTTATAGCCCTATTTACACTTTGCATTAAAATCAATGCAACTGCGGCGCGCATTGTGTCGACAAATGGTACGCTGAGTGAAATTTTGGTGGGTTTGGGCCTGGAAAAACAAATCGTGGGCGTGGATGTGACAAGTACTTACCCGGCATCTCTCGAAAAGATCCCGAAGATCGGGCACAATCGCAGTATTGCAGCAGAGGGTATTCTCGCGCTGAACCCGGATATTATTATTTACACCAATCAAAGTATGGTACCTCCCGCAGTCCTGAAACAGTTGACGGGTTCGGGCAAGAAAATGGTGGAGTTCAAGCAAGAGTACTCAAAGGAAGGCGCGATTAAACTGATCCGGGAAGTAGGCGCTTATTTTAATGCAAAACCGCAGGCTGAAAAAATGGTGAAAGCTTTGGAAAATGATTTTGCCAAAATTCCGGCACCCAAATCTCCCAAAAAGTTACTATTCATTTATGCCCGCGGAACCGGCACCCTGATGGTTTCAGGAACAGGCACTTCGCTCGATAAAATGTTCCAGCTCACCGGCCACAAAAATGCAATTCAGGGTTTTACAGAATTCAAACCCCTGACAGCAGAGTCGCTTGTGACTGCCAATCCCGATGTATTAGTCTTATTTTCAAGTGGTTTGGAAAGTCTGGAAGGAATGGACGGGTTGCTGAAGGTGCCGGGTATTGCCAGTACCAATGCGGGTAAAAATAGAAAAATCGTCACGATGGATGGACAGTTTCTGACTGGTTTCGGGCCGCGGCTCGGAAAAGCGGCGCTGGAACTATCACAAAAAGTCAACTAA
- a CDS encoding FecCD family ABC transporter permease, which yields MLAEIEKERDIEKPVVEARLFLPSSTGKMAWILGFILLACVVFSACTGALSISVRELADIIAFKLGFIKETSVEEQKSIVFWVIRLPRVCLAVLIGAGLGIAGASLQGLFRNPIADSTLIGVTSGAALFAVFVLMLNARYFAMLTELGGAYSISFVAFLGAAFTTFLVYQLSKITGEGGITTLLLCGIAINAFVGAITGLMTYLADDQQLRSITFWNLGSLGGATWTSVLAVLPFVSISVLFMPYLSKALNLLVLGESQAASLGVNMKALKQKVIILATLGVGASVAVAGTIGFVGLIVPHIIRTTFGPSHKTLIVGSAIGGAIVLTLADTLSRTIVAPSELPIGILTSLLGTPFFIYILWEQKRNRR from the coding sequence ATGCTCGCTGAAATCGAAAAAGAACGGGATATTGAAAAGCCAGTCGTGGAAGCGCGGCTGTTCCTGCCTTCCTCAACGGGGAAAATGGCGTGGATACTCGGCTTTATATTACTCGCCTGCGTCGTTTTCTCAGCCTGTACCGGCGCACTTTCGATTTCTGTGCGCGAGCTGGCCGACATTATTGCGTTCAAATTAGGCTTCATCAAAGAAACGAGCGTAGAAGAGCAGAAATCGATCGTTTTCTGGGTGATCCGGTTACCGAGGGTTTGCCTCGCAGTATTGATCGGGGCGGGGCTGGGTATTGCAGGAGCTTCGTTGCAGGGACTTTTCAGAAATCCCATCGCCGACTCCACATTAATAGGTGTTACTTCCGGGGCGGCGCTTTTTGCCGTTTTCGTATTGATGTTGAATGCCAGATATTTCGCAATGCTCACCGAACTAGGCGGCGCTTACAGCATTTCTTTTGTCGCATTTCTCGGCGCAGCATTCACGACATTTTTAGTATATCAATTGTCCAAAATAACCGGCGAAGGCGGCATTACCACCCTGCTGCTTTGTGGTATCGCGATCAATGCATTTGTAGGCGCCATTACCGGATTAATGACCTATCTGGCTGACGATCAGCAACTGCGAAGCATTACGTTCTGGAACCTTGGCAGTCTCGGCGGCGCCACGTGGACTTCCGTTCTGGCTGTTTTGCCCTTCGTTTCCATATCTGTTCTGTTCATGCCCTATTTATCCAAAGCATTAAATCTGCTGGTATTGGGCGAAAGTCAGGCGGCTAGTTTAGGAGTGAATATGAAAGCGCTCAAACAAAAAGTGATCATTCTCGCGACATTAGGCGTAGGCGCTTCCGTCGCAGTTGCAGGTACGATCGGCTTCGTCGGTCTTATCGTACCGCACATTATACGCACAACATTTGGCCCAAGTCACAAAACGCTGATCGTGGGCTCCGCAATAGGCGGCGCTATTGTATTGACATTGGCAGATACTTTGTCAAGAACAATCGTAGCGCCCTCCGAGCTGCCGATCGGCATATTAACCTCGCTGCTGGGCACTCCATTCTTCATCTATATTCTTTGGGAACAAAAACGAAACAGACGATGA
- a CDS encoding hemin-degrading factor, with product MKSTLSPDRTELKERWEEFKVINPKTRIRDAAKQLNTSEAELVAIGIGETATLLDGDFRELIKEVGSLGHVMALTRNDHVVHERKGVYENVSFNNHVGLALGEDIDLRLFLGDWKFGFAVSENDRHSLQFFNSFGEAAHKIYLTEKSNKEAYDTLAAKYKAADQDVNLFISQKPEKAPEPETQPEVDVAAFQSEWLALKDTHDFFTLLRKYKLSRKQALRYAPEGYAYQITPSSMKPVFDAVSASGLPIMVFVSNPNCIQIHTGPISKIFVMGPWLNIMDPEFNLHLREDAIDEAWIVRKPTEDGIVTGIELIDKEGVMFNQFFGKRKPGIPELKEWPALLGSTVTRVV from the coding sequence ATGAAATCAACCCTTTCGCCAGACAGAACTGAACTCAAAGAACGTTGGGAAGAATTTAAGGTAATCAACCCCAAGACGCGGATTCGCGACGCTGCCAAACAACTGAATACCAGTGAAGCTGAGCTGGTTGCGATCGGGATTGGTGAAACTGCTACCCTGCTAGACGGCGATTTCCGTGAGCTGATCAAGGAAGTAGGTTCACTGGGGCACGTGATGGCGCTTACCCGCAACGACCACGTCGTGCATGAGCGGAAAGGTGTTTATGAAAATGTTTCTTTCAATAACCACGTCGGACTTGCTTTGGGCGAGGATATTGATCTGAGGTTGTTTTTGGGAGATTGGAAATTCGGTTTCGCTGTGTCGGAAAACGACCGTCATAGTCTGCAATTTTTCAACAGCTTCGGGGAAGCTGCCCATAAAATTTACCTCACCGAAAAAAGCAACAAAGAAGCTTACGATACATTAGCAGCAAAATATAAGGCTGCTGATCAGGATGTTAACCTATTTATTAGCCAGAAACCAGAGAAGGCGCCGGAGCCTGAGACCCAGCCGGAAGTCGACGTAGCCGCATTCCAGTCCGAGTGGCTTGCGCTGAAAGACACGCATGACTTTTTCACGCTGCTCCGCAAATACAAGCTGTCGAGAAAGCAGGCGTTACGCTACGCGCCGGAAGGATATGCATACCAGATCACGCCTTCCAGCATGAAGCCCGTTTTCGACGCGGTTTCAGCCTCCGGACTTCCGATTATGGTTTTTGTTTCCAACCCCAATTGCATCCAGATCCACACCGGCCCGATCAGCAAGATTTTCGTCATGGGGCCCTGGCTGAATATCATGGATCCCGAGTTCAACCTGCATTTGCGCGAAGACGCGATCGACGAAGCCTGGATCGTCCGCAAGCCAACGGAAGACGGAATCGTAACCGGCATTGAACTGATCGACAAAGAGGGAGTTATGTTCAACCAGTTTTTTGGAAAAAGAAAACCGGGTATTCCCGAGCTGAAAGAGTGGCCGGCATTGCTGGGAAGCACGGTTACCAGGGTTGTTTAA
- a CDS encoding adenosylcobalamin-dependent ribonucleoside-diphosphate reductase, whose amino-acid sequence METVQSSQSERTYTSDEAYQASLQYFKGDDLAARVWVNKYALKDSFGAIYEATPDDMHRRIAKEIARVEQKYANPLSETEIFDLIKDFKYIIPQGSPMTGIGNPYQIASLSNCFVIGNNGAADSYGGIMKIDQEQVQLMKRRGGVGHDLSHIRPKGSPVKNSALTSTGIVPFMERFSNSTREVAQDGRRGALMLSVAIRHPDSEDFIDAKMQQGKVTGANVSVRIDDDFMKAVESQGTYKQQYPIKSANPTHVKDIDATVLWKKIVYNAWQSAEPGILFWDTITRESVPDCYADLGYETVSTNPCGEIPLCPYDSCRLLAINLFSYVDDAFTDKASFNWTLFKKHIAAAQRMMDDIIDLELEKIDAIIQKIDADPESDEVKLVEKNLWLNIQKKAQEGRRTGIGITAEGDMLAALGLRYGSDAGNDFAVEIHKTVALEAYRGSVHTAKERGAFAIFDSEREKNNPFILRLKAADAQLYYEMLEYGRRNIALLTIAPTGTTSLMSQTTSGIEPVFLPVYKRRRKVNPNDKDVRVDFVDEVGDSWEEYVVFHHRFKQWMEVNGHDLTKNYSQKELDDLVKKSPYYKATSNDVDYLKKVKMQGAIQQWVDHSISVTINMPNDVTEELVGECYMEAWKAGCKGVTVYRDGSRSGVLISNEEKKETKTDAPTPFPTERPQTLEADVVRFQNKKDKWIAFIGTIDGRPYEIFTGFADDEDGILIPRWVNEGLIIKNRESDGTSRYDFQYKNTRGYKTTIEGLSHKFNPEYWNYAKLISSTLRHGMQIEKVVDLIGSLQLDEAINTWKNGVARALKRYIPDGTDAAKQKCQNCNSTNLMYQEGCLTCKDCGSSKCG is encoded by the coding sequence ATGGAAACAGTTCAGTCTTCCCAATCCGAGCGGACTTACACGTCCGACGAAGCATATCAGGCTTCCCTTCAATACTTTAAAGGTGACGATCTGGCCGCCAGGGTTTGGGTAAATAAGTATGCGCTGAAAGATTCTTTTGGGGCGATTTATGAAGCTACCCCGGATGATATGCACAGACGTATCGCGAAGGAGATTGCCAGAGTGGAGCAGAAATATGCGAACCCACTGAGTGAGACTGAGATTTTTGACCTTATTAAAGATTTCAAATACATCATCCCGCAAGGCAGCCCGATGACCGGCATTGGTAATCCTTACCAGATCGCGTCGCTTTCCAACTGCTTTGTGATTGGAAATAATGGCGCTGCCGATTCGTATGGCGGCATCATGAAGATCGACCAGGAGCAGGTGCAGCTGATGAAAAGAAGGGGCGGTGTGGGCCACGACCTTTCGCATATTCGTCCAAAAGGTTCTCCGGTTAAAAATTCAGCGCTTACTTCCACGGGCATTGTGCCGTTTATGGAGCGTTTCTCAAATTCGACCCGGGAAGTTGCGCAAGACGGTCGGCGAGGCGCATTAATGCTTTCGGTAGCGATCCGGCATCCTGATTCTGAGGATTTTATCGATGCCAAAATGCAGCAGGGGAAAGTTACCGGCGCGAATGTTTCGGTGCGGATCGATGACGACTTCATGAAAGCGGTTGAATCGCAGGGAACTTACAAACAGCAATATCCGATCAAAAGCGCCAATCCGACGCATGTAAAGGACATTGATGCGACGGTACTCTGGAAAAAAATCGTTTACAATGCGTGGCAATCGGCGGAGCCGGGGATATTGTTCTGGGATACGATCACGCGCGAATCTGTGCCCGACTGCTACGCCGATCTGGGCTACGAAACCGTTTCTACAAACCCTTGCGGCGAAATTCCGTTATGCCCCTACGATTCCTGCCGCTTGCTGGCGATCAATTTGTTTTCCTATGTGGATGATGCTTTTACTGACAAAGCGAGTTTCAACTGGACTTTATTTAAAAAACATATCGCCGCCGCCCAGCGCATGATGGACGATATCATCGACCTCGAACTGGAAAAAATCGATGCGATCATTCAAAAAATCGACGCCGATCCGGAAAGTGATGAAGTGAAGCTGGTAGAAAAAAATCTCTGGCTGAACATTCAGAAAAAGGCGCAGGAAGGGCGGAGGACCGGTATTGGCATTACTGCGGAAGGTGATATGCTGGCTGCATTGGGGCTGCGCTACGGAAGCGACGCCGGAAATGATTTTGCAGTTGAAATCCACAAAACCGTTGCATTGGAAGCTTACCGCGGCTCTGTGCACACTGCCAAAGAGCGTGGCGCATTTGCCATTTTTGATTCGGAAAGAGAGAAAAACAATCCGTTTATCCTGCGCCTGAAAGCCGCCGACGCGCAGCTTTACTATGAAATGCTGGAATACGGCCGCCGGAATATCGCCCTGTTAACCATCGCGCCTACCGGCACCACGAGCCTGATGTCGCAAACCACTTCGGGTATCGAGCCCGTTTTTCTGCCGGTTTATAAAAGAAGGAGAAAGGTAAATCCGAATGACAAGGATGTGCGTGTGGATTTTGTGGATGAAGTTGGCGACTCGTGGGAAGAATATGTCGTTTTTCACCATCGTTTCAAACAATGGATGGAAGTAAACGGACACGATCTGACGAAAAACTATTCCCAAAAAGAGCTTGACGACCTGGTCAAAAAATCACCTTACTACAAAGCGACCAGCAATGATGTAGATTATCTGAAAAAGGTAAAAATGCAGGGAGCGATCCAGCAATGGGTGGACCATTCAATCAGTGTGACGATCAATATGCCGAATGATGTAACCGAAGAGCTGGTAGGTGAATGCTACATGGAAGCCTGGAAGGCTGGCTGTAAAGGAGTTACGGTTTACCGTGACGGTTCCAGATCGGGTGTCCTTATTTCAAACGAAGAAAAAAAGGAAACTAAAACCGACGCGCCAACCCCTTTCCCGACTGAAAGGCCGCAGACGCTGGAAGCTGATGTAGTCCGTTTTCAGAATAAAAAAGACAAATGGATCGCATTCATCGGCACGATCGATGGCAGACCTTATGAGATTTTCACGGGTTTTGCCGATGATGAAGACGGAATCCTTATCCCGCGCTGGGTAAATGAAGGTTTGATTATTAAAAACCGCGAAAGCGATGGTACCTCAAGATACGATTTTCAATATAAAAATACCCGGGGCTATAAGACTACAATAGAGGGTCTGTCTCACAAGTTTAACCCCGAATACTGGAACTACGCCAAGCTGATTTCCAGCACATTGCGTCACGGAATGCAGATTGAGAAAGTTGTTGATCTGATCGGAAGCCTGCAGCTGGACGAAGCGATCAATACCTGGAAAAACGGAGTGGCTCGGGCATTGAAACGCTATATTCCCGATGGTACCGACGCGGCCAAACAGAAATGCCAGAATTGTAATTCGACCAATCTGATGTACCAGGAAGGTTGTCTGACCTGCAAAGATTGCGGTTCTTCGAAGTGTGGATGA
- the purB gene encoding adenylosuccinate lyase: MSLNQLTAISPVDGRYYKQVSELSTYFSEYALIYYRVFVEIEYFIALCELPLPQLSEFDKKKYPLLRKIYEDFSEADALHIKDIEKVTNHDVKAVEYFIKEQFEKLGIETYQEFIHFGLTSQDINNTAIPLSLKDALERQIKPLFRQVLFVLKRMSIEWKNVPMLAFTHGQPASPTRVGKEFLVFVERLERQLEMLDKIPASAKFGGATGNFNAHHVAYPKQDWMAFANHFVEGLGLKRSKHTTQIEHYDNLAATFDCLKRLNTILTDLNRDMWTYISMGYFKQKIKAGEVGSSAMPHKVNPIDFENSEGNLGLASALFEHFASKLPISRLQRDLTDSTVLRNIGVPLAHLAIALNSLIKGLGKVELNGEMLKSDLEDNWAVVSEAIQTILRRESYPKPYEALKELTRTNEKINHDSISRFIETLDVSEKIREELRALTPYNYLGVVED, from the coding sequence ATGTCTTTAAATCAGCTCACAGCGATTTCTCCGGTTGATGGCCGTTACTATAAACAAGTATCAGAGCTATCAACTTATTTCTCCGAATATGCCCTTATCTATTACAGAGTATTTGTCGAAATAGAATACTTCATCGCGCTTTGCGAGTTACCGCTGCCTCAGTTATCAGAATTTGACAAAAAGAAATATCCTTTGCTTCGCAAGATCTATGAAGATTTCAGCGAGGCGGATGCACTGCATATCAAAGACATTGAGAAAGTGACTAACCACGATGTAAAGGCGGTTGAGTACTTTATTAAGGAGCAATTCGAAAAATTGGGAATAGAAACCTATCAGGAATTCATCCATTTCGGTCTTACTTCCCAGGATATCAACAATACGGCGATCCCGCTTTCATTAAAGGATGCGCTGGAGCGGCAGATCAAGCCTCTTTTCCGCCAGGTACTTTTTGTATTGAAAAGAATGTCGATCGAGTGGAAAAATGTGCCGATGCTTGCATTCACACACGGTCAGCCGGCTTCACCTACACGCGTTGGAAAAGAGTTTCTGGTATTTGTGGAAAGGTTAGAGCGGCAGCTGGAAATGCTTGATAAAATTCCCGCCTCTGCTAAGTTCGGCGGGGCAACCGGAAATTTCAATGCGCACCACGTGGCTTATCCGAAGCAAGATTGGATGGCTTTTGCCAATCATTTTGTGGAAGGTCTGGGTTTGAAAAGAAGTAAGCATACGACCCAAATCGAGCATTACGATAACCTGGCTGCTACTTTTGACTGCCTGAAAAGGTTGAATACCATTCTGACAGACCTGAACCGGGATATGTGGACTTACATTTCCATGGGTTATTTCAAACAAAAGATCAAGGCCGGGGAAGTAGGCTCGTCGGCGATGCCGCACAAAGTAAACCCGATCGATTTCGAAAATTCAGAAGGTAACCTGGGACTTGCTTCCGCATTATTTGAACACTTTGCTTCGAAACTTCCAATATCTCGCTTGCAACGTGACTTGACGGATTCGACGGTCTTGAGAAACATAGGTGTTCCCCTTGCACACCTGGCCATTGCACTTAACTCGCTGATAAAAGGACTGGGTAAGGTGGAATTAAACGGTGAAATGCTAAAATCTGACCTCGAAGATAACTGGGCGGTAGTATCAGAAGCAATCCAGACGATCCTGCGCCGTGAAAGCTATCCAAAACCTTACGAAGCATTGAAGGAATTGACCCGCACAAATGAGAAGATCAACCACGATTCTATTTCCCGCTTCATCGAAACGCTGGACGTTTCCGAAAAAATCCGCGAAGAATTAAGGGCGCTGACGCCGTACAATTATTTGGGAGTGGTGGAGGATTAG
- a CDS encoding DUF6686 family protein, translating into MRDESHSPNSLRILSQSDCGYIGQCNCCDHFNFAFGNILFIFSEDGLRGFQSVLYEEFHFHKLEEPLPNGKNYMLPSPIPNFMISFNNEEIEQVKRLFQEALIVLEVDKIFSYKK; encoded by the coding sequence ATGAGGGACGAGTCGCATTCACCTAATTCATTGAGGATTCTGAGCCAGTCGGACTGCGGCTATATCGGGCAATGCAATTGTTGTGACCATTTTAATTTCGCTTTTGGCAACATTCTCTTCATTTTCAGTGAAGACGGGTTGCGCGGGTTCCAGTCGGTTTTGTATGAAGAGTTTCATTTTCACAAACTGGAAGAGCCGCTTCCAAATGGAAAAAACTACATGCTGCCCTCGCCGATCCCAAATTTTATGATTTCATTCAACAACGAAGAAATCGAGCAGGTGAAGCGGTTATTCCAGGAAGCGCTGATCGTGCTGGAAGTAGATAAAATATTCTCTTATAAAAAATAA
- a CDS encoding heme ABC transporter ATP-binding protein, translating into MMEINQAGFEIRGRKLLHEVSFQVKSGEFWAIVGANGAGKSTLIKMLSSELAPTSGSVTFDGKDLKKYKLRDLAKKRAVLAQQNTITLSFTVQEIVLMGRYPFYDSEPTQRDLAIVDMCLKKVGIAHLKSRLYPTLSGGEQQRVQVSRALAQIWEVDKGLLLLDEPTTGMDLLHQFETFQLAKEMTTKGFSVVAVIHDLNQALQYADKVLMLKNGQNFAIGSPSEVLTETNIQAAFGLAVQIIHSEHIQFPIIVPNVAPALSGIAQL; encoded by the coding sequence ATGATGGAGATCAACCAGGCGGGTTTTGAAATTCGGGGCCGCAAGCTTTTACATGAAGTAAGCTTCCAGGTGAAGTCCGGGGAATTCTGGGCGATTGTGGGCGCAAATGGCGCAGGTAAATCTACGCTGATCAAAATGCTGTCCTCTGAGCTGGCTCCTACTTCGGGTTCGGTTACTTTCGACGGGAAGGACCTGAAAAAGTATAAACTGCGGGACCTGGCGAAAAAACGGGCGGTGCTCGCGCAGCAGAATACGATCACGCTTTCATTTACGGTGCAGGAGATCGTGTTAATGGGAAGATATCCTTTCTACGATTCCGAGCCGACGCAGCGTGATCTTGCCATTGTTGATATGTGCCTTAAAAAAGTGGGTATTGCCCATTTGAAATCCAGGTTATACCCGACTCTTTCCGGCGGCGAGCAGCAGCGCGTGCAGGTTTCAAGGGCGCTGGCGCAGATCTGGGAAGTCGATAAAGGGTTGTTGCTGCTCGACGAACCTACTACCGGAATGGACCTGTTGCATCAGTTTGAAACTTTCCAGCTGGCGAAAGAAATGACTACCAAAGGTTTCTCGGTTGTCGCAGTAATCCATGACCTGAACCAGGCTTTGCAATACGCAGACAAAGTTTTAATGCTGAAAAACGGACAAAATTTCGCAATCGGTTCACCTTCGGAAGTGCTGACGGAGACCAATATTCAGGCAGCGTTCGGCCTGGCGGTGCAGATTATACATTCCGAGCATATTCAATTTCCGATCATCGTACCAAATGTTGCGCCGGCATTATCGGGCATTGCGCAGTTATAA
- a CDS encoding cation:dicarboxylate symporter family transporter — translation MKKLFTNLTFWVLAAITGGALLGHYDPARGVQMEFLGKGFIQIVKIFINPIIFLTITLGIIGMGDLKKVGKVGAKALLYFEVVTTLALVVGIIVANIIQPGQGVVTSNLGKGDISAYTGKVDDFSWLQFFLDNVTLQVLLFSLVLGTVLSKYSGKDKIIHWLNFVSKYVFRALHLVMIFAPIGAFGGMAYTIGKYGIDTLLPLAKLMGTVYATMAIFIFGVLGLILRMYKIQLWSYLKYIREELLIVLGTSSSEAALPSLMVKLERMGCSKPVVGLVVPAGYSFNLDGTTIYLSMATIFLAQVFNVHLTFGQILSLIGILMVTSKGAAGVTGSGFVVLASTLTAIKVIPVEGLALLLGVDRFMSEARAITNFIGNGVATIWLANNEKEFDRAKMEYAFANVKETENMVTDNLSDATQPEQTKL, via the coding sequence TTGAAAAAGTTATTTACCAATCTTACCTTTTGGGTATTGGCTGCGATCACCGGCGGCGCATTGCTGGGCCACTACGATCCGGCCCGGGGGGTACAGATGGAATTCCTGGGCAAGGGTTTTATTCAGATCGTCAAAATCTTCATCAATCCGATCATTTTCCTCACAATCACGCTGGGGATCATTGGAATGGGCGATTTGAAAAAGGTAGGTAAAGTAGGAGCCAAGGCACTGCTGTACTTTGAAGTTGTGACTACGCTGGCCTTAGTTGTCGGAATTATCGTGGCCAATATCATCCAGCCGGGGCAGGGCGTGGTGACGAGCAATCTGGGTAAAGGCGATATTTCCGCTTATACTGGTAAAGTAGACGATTTCAGCTGGCTGCAATTCTTTTTAGATAATGTGACTTTGCAGGTTTTGCTCTTTTCGCTGGTTTTGGGGACGGTTTTAAGTAAATATTCGGGGAAAGACAAAATTATTCACTGGCTGAATTTTGTGTCCAAATACGTTTTCCGCGCCTTGCACCTGGTGATGATCTTTGCCCCGATCGGTGCATTCGGCGGCATGGCTTACACGATCGGTAAATATGGTATCGACACGCTTTTACCACTTGCCAAGCTGATGGGGACGGTTTATGCGACGATGGCAATATTTATTTTCGGGGTTCTGGGGTTGATTTTGCGGATGTACAAAATCCAGCTTTGGTCTTACCTGAAATACATCCGCGAAGAGCTGCTGATCGTGCTGGGCACTTCGTCTTCCGAAGCGGCTTTGCCTTCTTTGATGGTCAAACTCGAAAGAATGGGCTGTTCCAAACCGGTAGTGGGGCTGGTCGTGCCGGCGGGATATTCCTTTAACCTCGACGGAACGACGATTTATCTTTCAATGGCTACGATTTTCCTTGCGCAGGTATTCAATGTACATCTGACTTTTGGACAGATATTATCGCTGATCGGTATTCTGATGGTCACTTCAAAAGGCGCCGCCGGCGTGACGGGGAGCGGATTTGTGGTACTGGCGTCAACATTAACTGCGATCAAAGTGATACCTGTGGAAGGTCTGGCGCTGCTCCTGGGCGTGGATCGTTTCATGTCCGAGGCCCGCGCGATCACCAATTTTATCGGCAACGGCGTCGCGACGATCTGGCTGGCCAATAATGAAAAAGAATTTGACCGTGCGAAAATGGAATATGCTTTTGCGAATGTCAAGGAAACCGAAAATATGGTCACCGATAACCTGTCGGATGCAACCCAGCCGGAGCAAACGAAGTTGTAG
- a CDS encoding MIP/aquaporin family protein → MQPSPFIGELVGTMVLILLGNGVVANVVLKRTKGESGGWIVITAGWGFAVMIGIFTANAFGSAAAHLNPAVTVGLAVLRNDYSMLASYIPAQLIGAFLGAILVWLQYLPHWKATEDAGAKLACFSTDPAIRSTGANFLSEFLATVLLIVGVVAIGYAGTSDPERGGIPSGVAPYLVGMLVWSIGLSLGGTTGYAINPVRDLGPRIAHAILPIPNKGSSDWGYGWIPVAAPIAGAIIGGLILRSFSF, encoded by the coding sequence ATGCAACCTTCACCATTCATTGGAGAGTTAGTCGGAACCATGGTCCTAATTCTACTTGGCAACGGCGTGGTCGCCAATGTTGTTCTCAAAAGAACGAAAGGTGAAAGTGGCGGCTGGATTGTCATTACCGCTGGCTGGGGCTTTGCGGTGATGATAGGTATTTTCACTGCAAATGCATTCGGAAGTGCAGCAGCTCATTTGAATCCTGCTGTCACCGTCGGCCTGGCAGTGCTCCGAAACGATTACAGCATGCTGGCCAGCTACATTCCGGCACAACTGATCGGGGCATTTTTAGGAGCGATATTGGTTTGGCTGCAATATCTGCCGCATTGGAAAGCAACTGAGGATGCAGGCGCAAAACTGGCCTGTTTTTCCACTGATCCCGCAATCCGCTCGACCGGCGCAAACTTCCTGAGTGAGTTCCTGGCAACTGTTTTATTGATCGTCGGTGTTGTGGCGATCGGCTACGCAGGTACTTCCGATCCCGAAAGAGGCGGTATTCCGTCGGGCGTAGCACCTTATCTGGTTGGTATGCTCGTGTGGAGCATCGGTCTTTCTCTGGGAGGTACCACCGGCTACGCGATCAACCCGGTCCGCGACCTTGGCCCCCGTATCGCCCACGCCATTTTGCCGATCCCAAATAAAGGAAGCTCCGACTGGGGCTATGGCTGGATTCCAGTTGCTGCGCCTATTGCCGGAGCTATTATAGGAGGACTGATATTACGCTCCTTTTCCTTTTAA